The Bacteroidia bacterium DNA window ATGTTAAACGCGCCCATTCCGAAATGGAAACTGGAAAACGATGCGATCTCTTTCCCTTTGGAGTCCAGAACAACTCCATCCACATCCGCCGGTTTTCCGAATTCATTCAGCGCGCGGAAAGCAACCTTGCTTCCCATCCCGTTCACCAGATCTCCTCCTTCGGGAAAGAATTCCAGCTTAATGTTATTTAGGACAATGGGTATAGAACGGGATACTGACTCCGTGTTCCCGTTATAATCCATCATTATATTCACAAGTCCGTCGTTACTCTTGAGTTTGTTGGGAAGTTTGAATTTGATCTTTTTCTGTCCCAGTACATCGGTCATCGCCATTTCTTCGGTAAATTTTTCCCCACCGATGTTCACCACCACCTTCACTTTCTGGTTAGACAGCGGTTTATTCTCGTTCGTATTCACCTCTAGTTTCACACTTACTTCATCACCGGGGCCATAGGCTTTTTTCTCAAAATCGAGTTTCATTTTCAGGTTGGGAAGTATAACGTCCTGCACCTGGATGTCTTTTTCGAACCCATAGGTGCCGGAGGAGAAGTTGCGCATCCATTGCGTATAAGCGCGTACCTTATACATACCGCCCGCTGCCATCTCGCTGATTGCAAAATCACCTTTCCCCTGTCCGTCGCGTGCAAGTATTTTGATGGTTTTTTCAACCGTTCCTTTCGGACTCATGAGGTCCACATAAAGCATTTCGCTTTTGGTGCTCGGTTTCAGCGAAACCCCGTCACGTACAAAAGCCGAAAACCAGATGGTCTCACCCGGCTCATAAAACGGCTTGTCAAACTGCAGATACAGGCGGTCCTCCGGAGCGCGCTCATTCCAGGTTCTTGTTTTTTCCTTCAGTGAAGTTGTAAAGGAGTTGTCCGCCGCGCTGTGATACAAGGCGGGGTACATCCAGCTTATCATACATACCATTCCGGCGGCAGCTACTGCGGCAAGAACGGGTTTGATGAACGACTTTCTCATGGTATTGGTTTTTAAGTGTCTTTGCCTGTTTGATGCCCCAGGATCATGAATTCCATAAGCCCCATCTCTTTTTTTAAAGATTATCTTTGTATCGCTCTTGGAAACAGGCCAAAACATACGCTCTTTACCGGATGCCGAACTGGTAGCGCTATATAAGTCGTTGAATAACAGCGAGATAGTAGGAATTCTCTTTGAGCGGCATACCGTCATGGTTTTTGGTATATGCATGAAATACCTCGGCGATGAAGATGAGGCCCAGGATGCAGTAATGCTGATTTTTGAGAAATTGCTGGAAGACCTTAAGAAACATGAGGTTGAGAACTTCAAATCCTGGCTGCACAGTGTGGCCAGGAATCACTGTCTGATGTATTTACGGAGCCGTAAATCAAAGCAGGAAAGATTGAAGGAGTATAAGAAGGATGAAGAGGCGGTTATGGAATCC harbors:
- a CDS encoding sigma-70 family RNA polymerase sigma factor; the encoded protein is MVFGICMKYLGDEDEAQDAVMLIFEKLLEDLKKHEVENFKSWLHSVARNHCLMYLRSRKSKQERLKEYKKDEEAVMESSVFMHQEGEKDKEVMLRQLEECIKKLNEQQRMSVELFFLKEKSYTEVSGITGYSMNEVKSFIQNGKRNLTNCMNGKNE